One window of the Nocardia huaxiensis genome contains the following:
- a CDS encoding YciI family protein, translating into MAVFAVHYVYSDATVPQRNEFRPEHRAWLNNLVDEGVVLTSGPYANGSGALILVKAEDLESVEKLFTNDPFAREGLLEDKRFVEWLPTMGAFSA; encoded by the coding sequence ATGGCTGTTTTCGCCGTCCACTACGTCTACTCCGACGCGACCGTGCCGCAGCGCAACGAGTTCCGGCCCGAACACCGCGCCTGGCTGAACAACCTGGTCGACGAGGGCGTCGTGCTCACCAGCGGTCCGTACGCCAACGGCTCCGGCGCGCTGATCCTGGTCAAGGCCGAGGATCTGGAGTCGGTGGAGAAGCTGTTCACCAATGACCCGTTCGCCCGCGAGGGCCTGCTCGAGGACAAGCGGTTCGTCGAGTGGCTGCCGACCATGGGCGCCTTCAGCGCGTAG
- a CDS encoding helix-turn-helix domain-containing protein has translation MTLLREAIGESLRRARVAQSRTLREVSTSARVSLGYLSEVERGRKEASSELLAAICQALDVPLAQVLFDVSAAMAATDKANAAAAKANTSLSVAGAAVTPKGGDGDAVRGTEGGFGPRIVIPAPKSDRLVLVAAK, from the coding sequence ATGACGCTGCTGCGAGAAGCGATCGGGGAAAGCCTGCGGCGCGCTCGGGTCGCCCAGAGCCGGACCTTGCGCGAGGTGTCGACCTCCGCGCGGGTGAGCCTGGGCTACTTGTCCGAGGTCGAGCGTGGTCGTAAAGAGGCATCCAGCGAGCTGCTGGCCGCCATCTGCCAGGCGCTGGATGTGCCGCTGGCGCAGGTGCTTTTCGATGTGAGCGCCGCCATGGCCGCCACCGACAAGGCGAATGCGGCTGCCGCCAAGGCGAATACGTCGCTGTCCGTGGCGGGCGCGGCCGTCACCCCGAAGGGTGGCGACGGCGACGCCGTGCGCGGCACCGAGGGAGGTTTCGGCCCCCGCATCGTCATTCCGGCCCCGAAGTCGGATCGATTGGTGCTGGTGGCCGCCAAGTGA
- a CDS encoding PspA/IM30 family protein codes for MANPFVKAWKYMMALFDSKIEEHADPKVQIQQAIEEAQRQHQALSQQAASVIGNQRQLEMKLNRQLDEVEKLNANARQAVMLADQASAAGDTEKAIQYTNAAEAFAAQLVTAEQAVEDLKVLHDQSLQAAAQAKKAVEQNAMLLQQKVAERTKLLSQLEQAKMQEQVSASLQQMDSTLSAPGTTPSLDAVREKIERRYANALGAAELAGNSVQGRMMEVQQASIQMAGHSRLEQIRASMRGDALPAGGQSQQQAIPNPAQPNVNKGQAAQQ; via the coding sequence ATGGCTAATCCGTTCGTGAAGGCCTGGAAATACATGATGGCCCTCTTCGATTCGAAGATCGAGGAGCATGCGGATCCGAAGGTTCAGATCCAGCAGGCCATCGAGGAGGCCCAGCGCCAGCACCAGGCTCTGTCCCAGCAGGCCGCGTCGGTGATCGGCAACCAGCGTCAGCTGGAGATGAAGCTGAACCGGCAGCTCGACGAGGTCGAGAAGCTCAATGCCAATGCGCGTCAGGCCGTCATGCTGGCCGATCAGGCCAGTGCCGCGGGCGACACCGAGAAGGCGATCCAGTACACCAATGCCGCCGAGGCGTTCGCCGCGCAGCTGGTCACCGCCGAGCAGGCCGTCGAAGACCTGAAGGTGCTGCACGATCAGTCGCTGCAGGCCGCCGCCCAGGCCAAGAAGGCCGTCGAGCAGAACGCCATGCTGCTGCAGCAGAAGGTCGCCGAGCGCACCAAGCTGCTGTCCCAGCTGGAGCAGGCCAAGATGCAGGAGCAGGTCTCGGCCTCCCTGCAGCAGATGGACTCCACCCTGTCCGCCCCCGGCACCACCCCCAGCCTGGACGCGGTGCGCGAGAAGATCGAGCGCCGCTACGCCAACGCGCTGGGCGCCGCCGAACTGGCCGGCAACTCCGTCCAGGGCCGCATGATGGAGGTCCAGCAGGCCTCCATCCAGATGGCCGGCCACAGCCGCCTCGAGCAGATCCGCGCCTCCATGCGCGGCGACGCCCTGCCCGCCGGCGGCCAGTCCCAGCAGCAGGCCATCCCGAACCCGGCCCAGCCCAACGTCAACAAGGGCCAGGCCGCCCAGCAGTAG
- a CDS encoding alpha/beta hydrolase, which translates to MGVLAVAVALPVFESAAAAEPGARDRARIVDSRSIDDRHLQLTVHSAAMNADFTVAVQRAADTSVARPVLYLLSGGSGGKGPGSWDQATGVLGFLAGKNVHVVQPIGGAGSYYADWRAPDPRLGVMKWQTYLTEELPPLIDAALGANGRNAIAGVSMSGTSVLQLPIAKPGLYRAAATYSGCARISDAIGQAYVRLTVAYSGGDAANMFGPAGDPMWAANDPYVNAEALRGLELYMSSGNGLPGPYDRPGDRHLVGGGDALANQILVGGLIELAVDQCTRAMADRLAELGIPVTVALRPYGTHSWGYWDDELAASWPVLARGLGL; encoded by the coding sequence ATGGGTGTGCTCGCCGTCGCGGTCGCCCTGCCGGTGTTCGAGAGCGCGGCGGCAGCGGAACCGGGCGCACGGGATCGGGCGCGAATCGTGGACAGCCGCAGCATCGATGACCGGCATCTGCAGCTCACCGTCCACTCGGCCGCGATGAACGCCGATTTCACCGTGGCGGTGCAGCGGGCTGCCGACACCTCGGTCGCGCGCCCGGTCCTGTATCTGCTCAGCGGCGGCAGTGGCGGCAAGGGCCCCGGCTCCTGGGACCAGGCCACCGGTGTGCTCGGTTTCCTCGCCGGCAAGAACGTGCACGTGGTGCAGCCCATCGGCGGCGCGGGCTCCTATTACGCGGACTGGCGCGCGCCGGATCCGCGGCTCGGCGTCATGAAATGGCAGACCTATCTGACCGAGGAACTGCCGCCGCTGATCGACGCGGCCCTCGGCGCGAACGGCCGCAATGCCATTGCGGGAGTGTCGATGTCGGGCACCTCGGTGCTGCAACTGCCGATCGCCAAGCCGGGGCTGTACCGGGCCGCGGCCACCTACAGCGGCTGCGCGCGCATCTCCGATGCCATCGGTCAGGCCTACGTCCGGCTCACCGTCGCCTACAGCGGGGGCGACGCGGCGAACATGTTCGGGCCCGCCGGCGATCCGATGTGGGCGGCCAACGATCCGTATGTGAACGCGGAGGCGCTGCGCGGCCTGGAGCTCTACATGTCCAGTGGCAATGGGCTGCCCGGCCCCTACGATCGGCCCGGCGATCGGCATCTCGTGGGCGGCGGTGACGCGCTGGCGAATCAGATTCTGGTGGGCGGTCTCATCGAGCTCGCGGTGGACCAGTGCACGCGGGCCATGGCCGATCGCCTGGCGGAACTGGGGATCCCGGTGACCGTCGCACTGCGGCCGTACGGCACGCATTCCTGGGGGTACTGGGACGACGAATTGGCCGCGTCCTGGCCGGTGCTGGCGCGCGGGCTCGGGCTGTAG
- a CDS encoding hemerythrin domain-containing protein, which produces MTVREQGPAIEQMAVLHRGFRQDLATAPGLVRRLRAGDHDRIRLVVDHVRDLMERLHIHHTGEDELLWPLLRERAPDDLARIQLMQDQHGQVDELVRQVTTLLTLVSADPVTYRADLADRLDQLATVLDEHMTVEEEELLPIVARHITAAEWHRLGEHGMTSTPRNKRLITLTRILDVATPEERRVFLKELPAPIRLLWKFVGKRQLARADAELYG; this is translated from the coding sequence GTGACGGTACGGGAGCAGGGGCCCGCCATCGAGCAGATGGCGGTTCTACACCGCGGATTCCGGCAGGACCTGGCCACCGCGCCCGGCCTGGTGCGCAGACTGCGCGCGGGCGACCACGACCGCATCCGGCTCGTCGTCGACCACGTGCGAGACCTCATGGAACGCCTGCACATTCACCACACCGGTGAGGACGAACTGCTCTGGCCGCTGCTGCGTGAACGCGCCCCCGACGACCTCGCGCGCATCCAGCTCATGCAGGACCAGCACGGCCAGGTCGACGAACTCGTGCGCCAGGTGACCACCCTGCTGACCCTCGTCTCCGCCGACCCCGTCACCTACCGCGCGGACCTGGCCGACCGCCTCGACCAACTCGCCACGGTCCTCGACGAACACATGACCGTCGAAGAGGAAGAACTCCTCCCCATCGTCGCCCGGCACATCACCGCCGCGGAATGGCACCGGCTGGGCGAACACGGCATGACCAGCACCCCCAGGAACAAACGCCTGATCACCCTCACCCGCATCCTCGACGTGGCCACCCCCGAAGAACGCCGTGTCTTCCTGAAAGAGCTCCCCGCTCCCATCCGCCTGCTCTGGAAATTCGTCGGCAAACGGCAACTGGCCCGAGCCGACGCCGAACTCTACGGCTGA
- the pgsA gene encoding CDP-diacylglycerol--glycerol-3-phosphate 3-phosphatidyltransferase produces the protein MTVQRDEVEGRWTGTGPARSGEAAPVRSGFAAAGPVEPAGLVEPAAVPLMNIANVLTILRIVIVPLFLMALFTAGGHDTNWRWAAAALFGIAAITDRIDGQLARKYGLVTDFGKLADPIADKALIGAALVGLSMLGDLPWWMTIVIVARELGVTLLRLAVVRRGVIPAGRGGKLKTLVQSVAIAVLLLPLSGGFATAGMALMYVAVVLTVVTGLDYVAQAARLWFGSPGGRRAA, from the coding sequence GTGACTGTGCAGCGTGACGAGGTGGAAGGGCGCTGGACCGGCACCGGTCCGGCGCGATCGGGGGAGGCCGCTCCGGTGCGGTCCGGCTTCGCCGCCGCGGGCCCGGTGGAACCGGCGGGATTGGTGGAACCGGCGGCCGTGCCGCTGATGAACATCGCCAATGTGCTGACCATTCTGCGGATCGTGATCGTCCCGCTGTTCCTCATGGCCCTGTTCACCGCCGGCGGCCACGATACGAACTGGCGCTGGGCGGCCGCGGCGCTGTTCGGCATCGCCGCCATCACCGACCGCATCGACGGGCAGCTGGCCCGCAAATACGGTCTGGTCACCGATTTCGGCAAGCTCGCCGACCCGATCGCGGACAAGGCGCTCATCGGCGCCGCCCTGGTCGGGCTGTCCATGCTCGGCGATCTGCCCTGGTGGATGACCATCGTCATCGTGGCCCGCGAACTCGGCGTCACCCTGCTGCGGCTGGCCGTGGTGCGGCGCGGCGTGATCCCGGCCGGGCGCGGCGGCAAGCTCAAGACGCTGGTGCAGTCGGTGGCGATCGCCGTGCTGTTGCTTCCGCTGTCCGGCGGATTCGCCACCGCCGGAATGGCTTTGATGTATGTGGCCGTGGTGCTGACAGTCGTCACCGGTCTCGACTATGTGGCCCAGGCGGCCCGGCTCTGGTTCGGCTCGCCCGGCGGCCGTCGTGCCGCCTGA
- a CDS encoding CinA family protein, giving the protein MPPEPLADPLTAAVPAADLVAALKTSGQTVATAESLTAGLLAAAIAGIPGASAVLRGGLIVYATDLKHTLADVSADTLTSDGPVAASTAEQLAVGARTRCGADWGLGLTGVAGPESQDGKPVGTVFLGIAGPEGTEVIRLKLAGDRWTIRLGAVHHAVAELTRSVSSGCKTRERGADAGR; this is encoded by the coding sequence GTGCCGCCTGAGCCCCTCGCCGACCCGCTGACCGCTGCCGTCCCCGCCGCCGATCTGGTGGCCGCGCTGAAAACCTCCGGGCAGACCGTGGCCACGGCCGAGTCGCTCACCGCGGGTCTGCTGGCCGCCGCCATCGCGGGAATTCCGGGTGCGAGCGCGGTGTTGCGGGGTGGACTGATCGTCTACGCCACCGACCTCAAACACACCCTCGCCGATGTGAGTGCGGACACTCTGACCAGCGACGGACCGGTGGCCGCGAGCACCGCCGAACAGCTGGCGGTGGGCGCGCGCACCCGCTGCGGCGCGGACTGGGGCCTCGGGCTCACCGGTGTCGCCGGGCCCGAATCACAGGACGGCAAGCCGGTGGGAACGGTATTCCTGGGTATTGCCGGACCCGAGGGCACCGAGGTCATCCGGTTGAAACTGGCGGGAGACCGGTGGACGATCAGGTTGGGCGCGGTCCACCACGCGGTCGCCGAACTCACCCGCAGTGTCAGTAGCGGGTGTAAGACTCGGGAACGCGGGGCCGACGCCGGACGTTGA
- a CDS encoding amino-acid N-acetyltransferase — protein sequence MTTRAPHSGSVGGESASQPIVRRARTSDVPAIKHLIDIYAGRILLEKNLVTLYEAVQEFWVAERDGQLLGCGALHVLWADLGEVRTVAVHPDIKGTGAGHMLVSQLITVARELELRRLFVLTFEVDFFARHGFVEIEGTPVTAEVYAEMCRSYDTGVAEFLDLSYVKPNTLGNTRMLLTL from the coding sequence ATGACAACACGGGCACCCCACAGTGGTTCGGTCGGCGGCGAATCGGCATCCCAGCCGATCGTGCGCCGCGCCCGAACCTCGGATGTGCCCGCCATCAAACATCTCATCGATATCTACGCCGGTCGGATCCTGCTGGAGAAGAACCTGGTCACGCTGTATGAGGCGGTGCAGGAGTTCTGGGTCGCGGAACGCGACGGGCAGCTGCTGGGCTGCGGGGCGCTGCATGTGCTGTGGGCCGATCTCGGCGAGGTGCGCACGGTCGCGGTGCATCCGGATATCAAGGGCACCGGCGCGGGACACATGCTCGTGTCGCAGTTGATCACGGTCGCGCGGGAGCTGGAACTGCGGCGGCTGTTCGTGCTGACCTTCGAGGTCGACTTCTTCGCCCGGCACGGCTTCGTGGAAATCGAGGGCACTCCGGTCACGGCCGAGGTGTACGCGGAAATGTGCCGCTCCTACGACACCGGTGTCGCGGAATTCCTGGACCTGAGCTACGTGAAGCCCAATACGCTCGGGAATACCCGAATGCTCTTGACGCTGTAA